From Glycine max cultivar Williams 82 chromosome 11, Glycine_max_v4.0, whole genome shotgun sequence, the proteins below share one genomic window:
- the LOC100777578 gene encoding probable serine/threonine-protein kinase PIX13: MGLCFASLATHQTPSNNSPHYSGSAREMGITESTSVNGGSSSINSNNMVFPSVETRNLKQFNFADLKAATKSFKSDALLGEGGFGKVYKGWLHEKTLTPTKAGSGMVVAVKKLNSESLQGFREWQSEINFLGRISHPNLVKLLGYCCDDIEFLLVYEFMPKGSLENHLFRRNTNSEPLSWDTRIKIAIGAARGLAFLHTSEKQIIYRDFKASNILLDEDYNAKISDFGLAKLGPSGEDSHVSTRIMGTYGYAAPEYIATGHLYVKSDVYGFGVVLLEMLTGLRALDKNRPIEQQNLIEWAKPSLSDKRKLKSIMDERIEGQYSTKAALKSAHLILKCLQCDRKKRPHMKDVLDTLEHIEAIKDRTK; this comes from the exons ATGGGTCTTTGCTTTGCTTCCCTCGCTACCCACCAAACACCCTCCAATAATTCCCCTCACTATTCAG GTTCAGCGCGTGAGATGGGAATTACTGAAAGCACTAGTGTTAATGGAGGAAGCAGTAGCATTAATAGCAATAACATGGTGTTTCCGAGTGTGGAAACGCGGAACTTGAAGCAGTTCAATTTCGCGGATCTGAAAGCAGCAACCAAGAGTTTCAAGTCGGATGCATTGCTTGGTGAAGGAGGTTTTGGCAAAGTTTACAAAGGATGGTTGCATGAGAAGACACTGACACCCACCAAAGCTGGATCTGGAATGGTGGTTGCTGTTAAGAAGTTGAACTCAGAAAGTTTGCAGGGCTTTCGTGAGTGGCAG TCAGAAATCAATTTCTTAGGAAGGATTTCTCACCCAAACCTGGTCAAGCTATTGGGTTACTGTTGTGACGATATCGAATTTCTCCTTGTGTACGAGTTCATGCCAAAGGGAAGCTTGGAGAATCATCTCTTTAGAA GAAATACTAACAGTGAACCACTCTCTTGGGACACCCGAATCAAAATAGCTATTGGTGCTGCACGGGGCTTGGCTTTCTTACACACCTCAGAAAAGCAAATCATATACAGAGATTTCAAAGCCTCCAATATACTACTTGATGAG GATTATAATGCAAAAATTTCAGATTTTGGCTTGGCAAAATTAGGCCCTTCTGGGGAAGATTCACACGTGAGTACCAGGATCATGGGAACATATGGCTATGCTGCTCCAGAATACATTGCAACAG GTCACCTTTATGTAAAGAGTGATGTTTATGGTTTTGGTGTAGTGCTGCTTGAAATGCTGACAGGGTTAAGGGCACTTGACAAAAACCGCCCCATAGAGCAGCAGAATCTGATTGAATGGGCTAAGCCTTCTCTCTCTGATAAAAGAAAGTTGAAAAGCATCATGGATGAGAGGATAGAGGGTCAGTATTCAACCAAGGCAGCATTAAAATCAGCACATCTTATTCTAAAATGCCTTCAATGTGACCGTAAGAAACGTCCTCACATGAAAGATGTTCTTGACACATTGGAACACATCGAAGCTATCAAGGACAGAACGAAGTAA
- the LOC100778116 gene encoding probable serine/threonine-protein kinase PIX13 isoform X1: MGVCFASLARHQTPSKSIPYAAGSGRESLGSKDENMGITESTSSVNGGSCSSHSSKNIVFPSVEVRNLKEFSFANLKAATKSFKSDALLGEGGFGKVYKGWLDEKTLAPTKAGSGIMVAIKKLNPESMQGLREWQSEIDFLGMISHPNLVKLLGYCCDDVEFLLVYEFMPKGSLENHLFWRNTNTEPLSWDTRIKIAIGAARGLAYLHTSEKQIIYRDFKASNILLDEDYNAKISDFGLAKLGPSGGDSHVSTRIMGTYGYAAPEYVATGHLYVKSDVYGFGVVLLEMLTGMRAIDRNRPIEQQNLVEWAKPSLSDKSKFKSIMDERIEGQYSTKAALKATQLTLKCLERDLKKRPHMKDVLETLECIKAIKVTRKEGKKRCSKFATTNNVQ, encoded by the exons ATGGGTGTCTGCTTTGCTTCGCTCGCTCGCCACCAAACACCCTCTAAATCCATTCCCTACGCAG CAGGTTCAGGGCGTGAGTCCTTGGGGAGCAAGGATGAGAATATGGGGATTACTGAAAGCACTAGTAGTGTTAATGGAGGAAGCTGTAGTAGTCATAGCAGCAAGAACATTGTGTTTCCTAGCGTGGAAGTGCGGAACCTGAAGGAGTTCAGTTTTGCGAATCTGAAAGCAGCCACCAAGAGTTTCAAATCGGATGCATTGCTTGGAGAAGGAGGTTTCGGAAAAGTATACAAAGGATGGTTGGATGAGAAGACACTGGCACCGACCAAAGCTGGTTCTGGAATCATGGTTGCTATTAAGAAATTGAATCCCGAAAGTATGCAGGGCCTTCGAGAGTGGCAG TCAGAAATCGACTTTCTAGGAATGATTTCGCACCCAAACCTGGTCAAGCTTTTGGGTTACTGTTGTGACGATGTCGAATTTCTTCTTGTGTACGAATTCATGCCAAAGGGAAGCTTGGAGAATCATCTATTTTGGA GAAATACAAACACAGAACCGCTCTCTTGGGACACTCGAATCAAAATAGCTATTGGTGCTGCTCGGGGCTTGGCTTACTTGCACACCTCAGAAAAGCAAATCATATACAGAGATTTCAAAGCCTCCAACATACTACTTGATGAG GATTACAACGCAAAAATTTCAGATTTTGGCTTGGCGAAATTAGGGCCTTCGGGTGGAGATTCACACGTGAGTACGAGGATCATGGGAACATATGGCTATGCTGCTCCAGAATACGTTGCAACAG GACACCTTTACGTGAAGAGTGATGTTTATGGTTTTGGTGTGGTGCTGCTTGAAATGCTGACAGGGATGAGGGCAATTGATAGAAACCGCCCCATAGAGCAGCAGAATCTAGTTGAATGGGCCAAGCCTTCTCTCTCTGATAAAAGCAAGTTTAAAAGCATTATGGATGAAAGGATAGAGGGTCAGTATTCAACCAAGGCAGCATTGAAAGCAACACAGCTTACTCTAAAATGCCTTGAACGTGACCTTAAAAAACGTCCTcatatgaaagatgttctcgaGACATTGGAATGCATAAAAGCTATCAAGGTTACGAGGAAGGAAGGCAAAAAACGTTGTTCTAAGTTTGCAACTACCAACAATGTACAATAG
- the LOC100778116 gene encoding probable serine/threonine-protein kinase PIX13 isoform X2, with product MGVCFASLARHQTPSKSIPYAGSGRESLGSKDENMGITESTSSVNGGSCSSHSSKNIVFPSVEVRNLKEFSFANLKAATKSFKSDALLGEGGFGKVYKGWLDEKTLAPTKAGSGIMVAIKKLNPESMQGLREWQSEIDFLGMISHPNLVKLLGYCCDDVEFLLVYEFMPKGSLENHLFWRNTNTEPLSWDTRIKIAIGAARGLAYLHTSEKQIIYRDFKASNILLDEDYNAKISDFGLAKLGPSGGDSHVSTRIMGTYGYAAPEYVATGHLYVKSDVYGFGVVLLEMLTGMRAIDRNRPIEQQNLVEWAKPSLSDKSKFKSIMDERIEGQYSTKAALKATQLTLKCLERDLKKRPHMKDVLETLECIKAIKVTRKEGKKRCSKFATTNNVQ from the exons ATGGGTGTCTGCTTTGCTTCGCTCGCTCGCCACCAAACACCCTCTAAATCCATTCCCTACGCAG GTTCAGGGCGTGAGTCCTTGGGGAGCAAGGATGAGAATATGGGGATTACTGAAAGCACTAGTAGTGTTAATGGAGGAAGCTGTAGTAGTCATAGCAGCAAGAACATTGTGTTTCCTAGCGTGGAAGTGCGGAACCTGAAGGAGTTCAGTTTTGCGAATCTGAAAGCAGCCACCAAGAGTTTCAAATCGGATGCATTGCTTGGAGAAGGAGGTTTCGGAAAAGTATACAAAGGATGGTTGGATGAGAAGACACTGGCACCGACCAAAGCTGGTTCTGGAATCATGGTTGCTATTAAGAAATTGAATCCCGAAAGTATGCAGGGCCTTCGAGAGTGGCAG TCAGAAATCGACTTTCTAGGAATGATTTCGCACCCAAACCTGGTCAAGCTTTTGGGTTACTGTTGTGACGATGTCGAATTTCTTCTTGTGTACGAATTCATGCCAAAGGGAAGCTTGGAGAATCATCTATTTTGGA GAAATACAAACACAGAACCGCTCTCTTGGGACACTCGAATCAAAATAGCTATTGGTGCTGCTCGGGGCTTGGCTTACTTGCACACCTCAGAAAAGCAAATCATATACAGAGATTTCAAAGCCTCCAACATACTACTTGATGAG GATTACAACGCAAAAATTTCAGATTTTGGCTTGGCGAAATTAGGGCCTTCGGGTGGAGATTCACACGTGAGTACGAGGATCATGGGAACATATGGCTATGCTGCTCCAGAATACGTTGCAACAG GACACCTTTACGTGAAGAGTGATGTTTATGGTTTTGGTGTGGTGCTGCTTGAAATGCTGACAGGGATGAGGGCAATTGATAGAAACCGCCCCATAGAGCAGCAGAATCTAGTTGAATGGGCCAAGCCTTCTCTCTCTGATAAAAGCAAGTTTAAAAGCATTATGGATGAAAGGATAGAGGGTCAGTATTCAACCAAGGCAGCATTGAAAGCAACACAGCTTACTCTAAAATGCCTTGAACGTGACCTTAAAAAACGTCCTcatatgaaagatgttctcgaGACATTGGAATGCATAAAAGCTATCAAGGTTACGAGGAAGGAAGGCAAAAAACGTTGTTCTAAGTTTGCAACTACCAACAATGTACAATAG